One genomic segment of Thalassospiraceae bacterium LMO-SO8 includes these proteins:
- a CDS encoding DsbA family oxidoreductase — protein MDIEIIYDTVCPWCYIGKRRLDQALALRPNLNVTTHWRPFLLNPELPPDGVDRTAYLVKKFGSETRVRRIYGAIGEAGQSVEIDFAFDRIQKTPNSIDSHRLVKYVARQGGAADAVVEALFVAYFVHGLDIGEEQVLLDIGDRHGLDRADLRAYLAGDTDLDAVTQDNARAHRLGVNGVPSFVFAGPMVISGAQEPQILARMLDAAASAA, from the coding sequence GTGGACATCGAAATCATCTACGACACCGTCTGCCCCTGGTGCTACATCGGCAAGCGCCGGTTGGATCAGGCGTTGGCCCTGCGCCCCAACCTGAACGTCACCACCCATTGGCGGCCGTTCCTGTTGAATCCCGAACTGCCGCCCGACGGCGTCGACCGCACGGCCTATCTGGTCAAGAAGTTCGGATCGGAAACGCGGGTGCGGCGCATCTACGGCGCGATCGGCGAGGCGGGCCAGTCGGTCGAGATCGATTTCGCCTTCGACCGCATCCAGAAGACCCCCAATTCCATCGATTCCCACCGCCTGGTCAAATACGTCGCCCGCCAGGGCGGCGCCGCCGACGCGGTGGTCGAAGCCCTGTTCGTCGCCTATTTCGTCCACGGCCTCGACATCGGCGAGGAACAGGTGCTGCTCGACATCGGCGACCGGCACGGCCTCGACCGCGCCGACCTGCGGGCCTATCTGGCCGGGGACACGGACCTGGACGCCGTGACCCAGGACAATGCCCGCGCCCACCGCCTCGGCGTCAACGGCGTGCCGTCCTTCGTGTTCGCCGGCCCCATGGTGATTTCCGGCGCCCAGGAACCGCAGATCCTGGCGCGCATGCTCGACGCCGCCGCCTCGGCCGCCTGA
- a CDS encoding MFS transporter, with translation MTDQPQHAAPTKPASFLGALAWAMYDWANSAYAAVISTFVFSAYFTKAVAADPIAGTEMWGYAISASSFCVAVTAPVLGAIADRGGRRKPWIFVFTLGLVIATALMWYVEPSPSSVVLALVLAAAANFTFETATVFYNAMLPDVAGRDRIGRLSGWAWGFGYAGGIVCLVVLLVGFVQPEVPWLGLDKETAEHVRISGPFVAIWLALFSLPLFLFTPDTPSRGLPALTAVRDGIATLRGTLKRARDYDGIIVFLIGYMIYMDGLGTMFTFGGIYAAGTFGMEQAEVIQLGIGMSVTAGLGAFAMAWVDDWIGPKRTILISLLGLIVFGFAIVSVTDKALFWTFALGIGLFVGPGQAAGRSLMAHLAPDHLRTEMFGFMALAGKATAFVGPAAVAWATSMAESQRHGMATIIAFFVVGFILILRVPDARR, from the coding sequence ATGACTGACCAACCGCAGCATGCGGCACCGACGAAACCCGCGTCGTTCCTGGGTGCGCTCGCCTGGGCCATGTACGACTGGGCCAATTCGGCCTATGCGGCCGTTATCTCGACCTTCGTGTTCAGCGCCTATTTCACCAAGGCCGTCGCCGCCGATCCCATCGCCGGCACGGAAATGTGGGGCTACGCCATTTCCGCCTCGTCGTTCTGCGTCGCGGTCACGGCGCCGGTCCTGGGCGCCATCGCCGACCGGGGCGGGCGGCGCAAGCCCTGGATCTTCGTGTTCACCCTGGGACTGGTGATCGCGACCGCGCTGATGTGGTATGTGGAGCCCTCCCCGTCATCGGTCGTGCTGGCGCTCGTCCTGGCCGCCGCCGCCAACTTCACCTTCGAGACGGCGACCGTGTTCTACAACGCCATGCTGCCCGACGTCGCCGGACGCGACCGCATCGGGCGTCTGTCGGGCTGGGCCTGGGGGTTCGGCTATGCGGGCGGGATCGTCTGCCTGGTCGTGCTGCTGGTCGGCTTCGTGCAGCCCGAAGTGCCGTGGCTGGGCCTCGACAAGGAAACGGCCGAGCACGTACGCATTTCCGGACCCTTCGTCGCGATCTGGCTGGCTCTGTTCTCCCTGCCCCTGTTCCTGTTCACGCCGGACACGCCGTCCCGCGGCCTGCCCGCCCTGACGGCGGTGCGCGACGGCATCGCCACGCTTCGCGGCACGCTGAAGCGCGCGCGGGACTACGACGGCATCATCGTCTTCCTGATCGGCTACATGATCTACATGGACGGCCTCGGCACCATGTTCACCTTCGGCGGCATCTACGCCGCCGGCACCTTCGGCATGGAACAGGCCGAGGTCATTCAGCTCGGCATCGGCATGAGCGTCACCGCCGGCCTCGGCGCCTTCGCCATGGCCTGGGTCGATGACTGGATCGGGCCCAAGCGCACGATCCTGATCTCCTTGCTGGGCCTCATCGTGTTCGGGTTCGCCATCGTCTCCGTCACCGACAAGGCGCTGTTCTGGACCTTCGCGCTCGGCATCGGCCTGTTCGTCGGCCCGGGCCAGGCGGCCGGACGGTCCCTGATGGCGCATCTCGCCCCCGACCATCTGCGCACGGAAATGTTCGGCTTCATGGCGCTTGCCGGCAAGGCGACGGCCTTCGTCGGCCCCGCCGCCGTCGCCTGGGCCACCAGCATGGCCGAAAGCCAGCGCCACGGCATGGCGACAATCATCGCCTTCTTTGTCGTGGGGTTCATCCTGATCCTGCGGGTGCCGGACGCGCGGCGCTGA
- a CDS encoding branched-chain amino acid ABC transporter permease, whose product MFANSISKKDLLLLAVFTAAVLAGPIILKPIGAGYPDLLQKFAIYGIFALGFNILFGLTGYLSFGHAAFLGVGSYTAVWTFKLLSMNPVPAIIFATAMGGLFSALIGFISLRRSGIYFSILTLAFAQMSYNLAYSVLTPITNGETGLQLAQSDPRALDVAFGRDYGAVLPSSDLFGIQMTGYPGFYFCAVMLIICFFISMRIYRSPFGMMLRAVKSNQNRLNFTGVHTRPYALTAFVISGMYAGLAGGLLAVTDPLAGAERMQWTASGEVVLMTILGGAGTLLGPVIGAGAIKYFENIFSAFNEGILMKIFSFLPEVLQHIAVSVSSMFVGEGWHLTLGALFMVIVIFLPGGLMEGVSRIGNLIRRQPPGGGSGGVPQPAPAE is encoded by the coding sequence ATGTTCGCCAATTCAATCAGCAAAAAAGACCTGCTTCTGCTCGCCGTGTTCACGGCGGCGGTGCTGGCGGGGCCCATCATTCTGAAACCGATCGGCGCGGGTTATCCGGACCTTCTGCAAAAATTCGCGATCTACGGAATCTTCGCGCTTGGTTTCAATATTCTGTTCGGGCTGACCGGCTACCTGTCGTTCGGTCACGCGGCCTTCCTCGGCGTGGGCTCCTACACCGCGGTGTGGACCTTCAAGCTGCTGAGCATGAATCCGGTGCCGGCGATTATCTTCGCGACGGCGATGGGGGGCCTGTTCTCGGCACTGATCGGGTTTATCTCGCTGCGCCGCTCGGGCATCTACTTTTCCATCCTCACGCTGGCCTTCGCGCAGATGTCCTACAACCTCGCCTATTCGGTGCTGACCCCGATCACCAACGGTGAAACGGGTCTCCAACTGGCCCAGTCCGACCCCCGGGCCCTCGACGTCGCCTTCGGGCGGGATTACGGCGCCGTGTTGCCGTCGTCGGACCTGTTCGGCATCCAAATGACCGGCTATCCCGGCTTCTATTTCTGCGCCGTCATGCTGATCATCTGCTTTTTCATCTCCATGCGCATCTACCGCTCGCCTTTCGGGATGATGCTGCGCGCGGTGAAATCGAACCAGAACCGCCTGAACTTCACCGGCGTCCACACGCGGCCCTATGCGCTTACGGCTTTCGTCATTTCGGGCATGTATGCCGGGTTGGCGGGTGGCTTGCTGGCGGTCACCGACCCGTTGGCCGGGGCGGAACGGATGCAGTGGACCGCCTCGGGCGAAGTCGTGCTGATGACCATCCTGGGCGGCGCCGGCACGCTTCTTGGGCCGGTGATCGGCGCCGGCGCCATCAAGTATTTCGAAAACATCTTCTCGGCCTTCAACGAAGGCATCCTGATGAAGATCTTCAGCTTCCTGCCCGAGGTTCTGCAACACATCGCCGTGTCCGTCAGTTCCATGTTCGTGGGCGAAGGCTGGCACTTGACGTTGGGCGCTCTGTTCATGGTCATCGTCATCTTCCTGCCGGGCGGCCTGATGGAAGGCGTCAGCCGCATCGGCAATCTGATCCGGCGACAACCGCCGGGCGGCGGATCCGGCGGCGTGCCGCAACCGGCGCCGGCGGAATAG
- a CDS encoding ABC transporter ATP-binding protein: MSALSVKNVNKRFGGLKALDNVNLEIEASTVHAIIGPNGAGKSTLLNCFIGRLEPDSGTVTFDGRSLLGMAPHEINQAGVSRVFQTPEIFGDLSLIDNVMIPSFARRDGAFKINAWTPVRRNGPMAEKAMSMLEDVGLAAKADETAAHLSRGDKRRLELAMCLVQDPKLLLLDEPTAGMARADTNNTIDLMKRIAQRGVTMVVIEHDMHVVFSLAERISVLAQGTVIAEDTPENIKGNPKVQEAYLGGAHL; the protein is encoded by the coding sequence ATGAGCGCTCTATCCGTCAAGAACGTCAACAAACGGTTCGGCGGCCTGAAGGCCCTGGACAACGTCAATCTGGAGATCGAGGCCAGCACGGTCCACGCCATCATCGGCCCCAACGGCGCGGGTAAATCGACCCTGTTGAACTGCTTCATCGGCCGGCTTGAACCCGATTCCGGGACCGTCACCTTCGACGGCCGGTCGTTGCTCGGCATGGCGCCGCACGAGATCAACCAGGCGGGCGTCAGCCGGGTTTTTCAGACGCCGGAAATCTTCGGCGACCTGAGCCTGATCGACAACGTCATGATCCCGAGCTTCGCGCGCCGCGACGGGGCCTTCAAGATCAACGCCTGGACCCCGGTCCGGCGCAATGGGCCGATGGCCGAGAAGGCGATGTCCATGCTTGAGGACGTCGGCTTGGCGGCCAAGGCCGACGAGACGGCGGCCCACCTGTCGCGTGGCGACAAGCGGCGATTGGAACTCGCCATGTGTCTGGTGCAGGACCCGAAGCTGCTTCTGCTCGACGAGCCGACGGCCGGCATGGCGCGGGCGGACACCAACAACACGATCGATTTGATGAAACGGATTGCCCAGCGCGGGGTGACCATGGTGGTCATCGAGCACGACATGCATGTGGTGTTCTCCCTGGCCGAAAGAATTTCCGTATTGGCCCAGGGAACGGTCATCGCCGAGGATACGCCCGAGAACATCAAGGGGAATCCGAAAGTTCAGGAAGCCTACCTTGGTGGAGCGCATCTATGA
- a CDS encoding sensor histidine kinase, producing the protein MISVNVLLTVCLGYVVLLFAIAFVVDRRAQRSRTSWLHSPVVYTLSISVYCTSWTFYGAVGSAARNGLEFVTIYLGPTLVFVGWWWILRKLVRIGRAHRITSIADLISSRYGKSSSLAVLVTLIAVIATTPYIALQLQSVVRSYQIISSDADAITTAFWVAAGMALFTIMFGTRNLDANERHHGVVAAIALEAIIKLLALLAVGFFVTYGISDGFTDIFENVHPDVIRGSSDIFGPRWITLTFLSATAIICLPRQFQVTVVENVEESHLTTASWLFPLYLFGMTIFIMPIALVGLQVMPTTSNPDLYVLTIPLAHDRHELALFAFLGGFSSATSMVIVAAIAVSTMVSNHIVMPVALRLLQGTRAVSGDVRNLLLVSRRISIAFILGLGFLYFQASGGSDALAAIGLIAFVGVAQFLPSLLGGIFWRGATGTGAFAGLVVGFIFWAYTLFLPSFGGDFVLSAATLAGGPWGIDMLRPQALFGFKGMDSLVHAVIWSVGTNALTFLIVSNLTNAGTLERFQAAMFVDVFRSSGGAPSTVATSTADSEDLFILAQRILGTDAARRLFDEMAHEQGTTGLPLASDAVVARLERELAGSIGAASAHAMVSRIAGHETVGMTELIDIADEALQLVETSRQLSEKSAQLERTAQQLREVNERLRVLDAQKDEFLSQISHELRTPMTSIQSFSETLTTEDPISLADQRRFVSIIHDESRRLTRLLDELLDISRFESGTVNLQIRRIEIKAAITAALDAMSGVTRNANVHVNIEYEQDTLWVKANEDRLHQVLLNILSNAVKYNDSDQPEVRINAYRNGEHVLIDIMDNGGGVSQEDAATIFEKFSRGSKSARGKGAGLGLPISRSIMRAMGGDLTAEFSEGGTSYFRLRLLNSAPPV; encoded by the coding sequence ATGATTTCCGTCAATGTCCTGTTGACGGTCTGTCTTGGCTATGTGGTCCTGCTGTTCGCCATTGCCTTCGTGGTCGACCGGCGGGCGCAGCGGAGCCGCACAAGCTGGCTGCACTCGCCCGTCGTCTACACCCTTTCGATCTCCGTTTATTGCACGTCCTGGACGTTTTATGGCGCCGTGGGTTCGGCCGCCCGAAACGGGCTTGAATTCGTCACCATCTATCTCGGTCCCACATTGGTTTTTGTCGGGTGGTGGTGGATTCTGCGCAAGCTGGTCCGGATCGGGCGCGCCCACCGGATCACGTCCATCGCCGACTTGATTTCATCGCGCTACGGCAAAAGCTCAAGCCTTGCCGTGCTCGTCACCTTGATCGCGGTGATCGCAACCACGCCTTACATCGCGCTTCAACTTCAATCCGTGGTCCGAAGCTATCAGATCATTTCCAGTGACGCGGATGCCATCACCACCGCGTTCTGGGTGGCCGCCGGCATGGCGCTTTTCACGATCATGTTCGGAACGCGAAACCTTGATGCCAACGAGCGCCATCACGGGGTCGTCGCCGCCATCGCCCTTGAGGCCATCATCAAATTACTCGCGTTGCTCGCCGTCGGGTTCTTTGTCACCTACGGCATTTCCGACGGCTTCACCGATATCTTCGAAAACGTGCATCCCGACGTCATCCGCGGCTCCAGCGATATCTTCGGCCCAAGGTGGATTACCCTGACGTTCCTGTCCGCAACCGCAATCATCTGTCTGCCACGGCAGTTTCAGGTGACGGTGGTCGAAAACGTGGAAGAAAGCCATTTGACGACGGCGTCCTGGCTGTTCCCGCTTTACCTATTCGGCATGACCATCTTCATCATGCCCATCGCGCTGGTCGGCCTTCAGGTCATGCCAACGACGTCGAACCCGGATCTTTATGTCCTGACCATACCGCTCGCCCATGACAGGCACGAACTGGCGTTGTTTGCGTTCCTGGGCGGGTTTTCGTCGGCGACCTCCATGGTGATCGTTGCCGCGATTGCGGTATCGACCATGGTGTCCAACCATATCGTGATGCCGGTCGCGCTGCGCCTGTTGCAGGGAACGCGCGCGGTCAGCGGCGATGTCCGGAATCTTCTTCTGGTGTCCAGGCGGATCAGCATCGCCTTTATCCTCGGCCTTGGCTTTCTGTATTTCCAGGCCAGCGGCGGATCCGATGCCTTGGCGGCAATCGGCTTGATCGCCTTCGTCGGCGTCGCTCAGTTCCTGCCCAGCCTGCTCGGCGGGATTTTCTGGCGCGGCGCAACCGGGACGGGCGCCTTTGCCGGTCTGGTCGTGGGGTTCATCTTTTGGGCCTACACGCTGTTCCTTCCCAGCTTCGGAGGCGACTTCGTGCTCAGTGCAGCAACGCTGGCGGGCGGCCCATGGGGCATCGACATGCTGCGGCCCCAGGCGCTGTTCGGATTCAAGGGGATGGATTCCCTGGTTCATGCCGTCATCTGGAGCGTCGGGACCAACGCCCTGACGTTCCTCATCGTGTCGAACCTGACCAATGCGGGCACGCTTGAACGGTTTCAAGCGGCGATGTTCGTGGACGTCTTCCGTTCGTCGGGAGGGGCCCCGTCGACCGTCGCCACCAGCACCGCCGACTCGGAAGATTTGTTCATCCTGGCCCAACGTATCCTTGGCACCGACGCGGCCCGCCGGCTTTTCGATGAAATGGCGCATGAACAGGGAACCACCGGGCTTCCCCTGGCCAGCGACGCGGTCGTCGCCAGACTTGAACGGGAACTGGCCGGCTCCATCGGCGCGGCCTCGGCCCACGCGATGGTGTCACGCATCGCAGGCCATGAGACCGTCGGCATGACCGAGCTGATCGACATTGCCGACGAAGCGTTGCAGCTCGTGGAAACGTCCCGGCAATTGTCCGAGAAATCCGCGCAGCTGGAACGCACCGCCCAACAGCTTCGCGAAGTGAACGAACGCCTTCGAGTCCTGGATGCTCAGAAGGACGAATTCCTGAGTCAGATCAGCCACGAACTCCGCACGCCGATGACATCGATCCAATCCTTTTCGGAAACCTTGACCACCGAAGACCCGATATCGCTCGCCGATCAAAGGCGCTTCGTCTCCATCATCCATGACGAAAGCCGCCGGCTGACGCGCCTGTTGGATGAACTGCTGGATATCAGCCGGTTCGAGTCCGGCACCGTGAACCTGCAAATCAGGCGCATTGAAATAAAGGCTGCGATCACGGCGGCCCTGGACGCCATGTCTGGCGTGACAAGGAACGCCAATGTTCACGTCAACATCGAATATGAACAGGATACGCTATGGGTCAAAGCGAACGAGGACCGGCTGCATCAGGTTCTGCTGAACATCCTGTCGAACGCCGTGAAATACAATGATTCCGACCAGCCGGAGGTGCGCATCAACGCCTATAGGAACGGCGAACACGTGCTGATCGACATCATGGACAACGGCGGCGGGGTGTCCCAGGAAGACGCGGCGACAATCTTCGAAAAATTTTCCCGGGGCAGCAAATCCGCGCGCGGCAAAGGCGCCGGATTGGGGTTGCCGATCAGCCGGTCGATCATGCGGGCCATGGGCGGCGACCTGACCGCGGAATTCAGCGAAGGCGGCACCAGCTATTTTCGCCTGCGCCTGCTTAATTCCGCCCCGCCCGTTTAA
- a CDS encoding branched-chain amino acid ABC transporter permease, with the protein MDAILLQVLNGLDKGGAYALIALGLTIIFGTLGVVNFAHGALFMLGAFCAVAVKAVLNIQKVTIDPTQTTPWGAPMEIKQPYVEVWFGDYGTTILDFSVPVSILIAIPIMLMIGIAMERGLIRYFYKRPHAEQILVTFGLAIVLQEIVKSYFGANPIPQPAPDIANGMIDFGILVGFDAGNVVYPAWRFIYFLFSTAIIAAVFAFLQFTTFGMVVRAGMADRETVGLLGIDIDRRFTIVFGMAAVVAGLAGTMYTPILSPDYHMGMDFLVLSFVVVVVGGMGSLGGAVSAGFLLGILQSFASMNEVKAILPGIDQIIIYLIAVVVLLVRPRGLMGRRGVMEQ; encoded by the coding sequence ATGGATGCAATTCTTCTCCAGGTTCTAAATGGCCTTGATAAGGGCGGTGCCTACGCTCTGATCGCGCTCGGCCTGACCATTATCTTCGGCACGCTCGGCGTGGTGAATTTCGCGCACGGCGCCTTGTTCATGCTGGGGGCCTTCTGCGCGGTGGCGGTCAAGGCGGTTCTGAATATTCAGAAGGTCACGATCGACCCGACGCAAACGACACCATGGGGCGCCCCCATGGAGATCAAACAGCCCTATGTGGAGGTTTGGTTCGGGGATTACGGCACCACGATCCTTGATTTCTCGGTGCCGGTTTCCATTCTTATCGCGATCCCCATCATGCTGATGATCGGGATCGCCATGGAGCGGGGCCTGATCCGGTATTTCTACAAGCGGCCGCACGCGGAACAGATTTTGGTGACCTTCGGTCTCGCGATCGTGCTGCAAGAGATCGTCAAAAGCTATTTCGGCGCCAATCCGATCCCGCAGCCGGCCCCGGACATCGCCAACGGCATGATCGATTTCGGCATCCTGGTCGGCTTTGACGCGGGCAACGTGGTCTACCCGGCCTGGCGCTTCATCTATTTCCTGTTTTCCACCGCCATCATCGCGGCCGTGTTCGCGTTCTTGCAGTTCACGACCTTCGGCATGGTGGTGCGGGCAGGCATGGCGGACCGGGAAACCGTGGGGCTTCTGGGCATCGACATCGACCGCAGGTTCACCATCGTGTTCGGCATGGCGGCGGTCGTCGCCGGCCTGGCGGGCACCATGTACACGCCGATCCTGAGCCCCGATTACCACATGGGCATGGATTTCCTGGTTCTCAGCTTCGTGGTCGTGGTCGTCGGCGGCATGGGGTCGCTGGGCGGGGCCGTGTCCGCTGGGTTCCTGCTCGGCATTCTGCAAAGTTTCGCCTCCATGAACGAGGTCAAGGCGATCCTGCCGGGCATTGACCAGATCATCATCTATCTGATCGCGGTCGTCGTCCTTCTGGTCCGCCCACGCGGCCTGATGGGCCGGCGCGGCGTGATGGAGCAATAA
- a CDS encoding substrate-binding protein — translation MSEFKITRRGLLQSTAAAGAVLAAPTIFSSKAFAAGYLNEPKGKTVTFGFNVPQTGAYADEGADELRAYQLAVEHINGEGDGGMLNTFSSKALKGNGINGKKVVYVTGDTQTKSDAARASAKRMIEKDGAIMITGGSSSGVAIAVQGLCQDAGVIFMAGLTHSNDTTGKDKRANGFRHFFNTEMTGSALAPVLKKNFGADRTAYHLTADYTWGWSQEGSIKKYTEQLGWKTAAAVRTPLGAGDFSQYITPVLNSGADVLVLNHYGRDMVNSLTQAVQFGLRDKQVNGKEFAIVVPLYSRLMAQGAGENVKGIFGSTNWHWSLQDEGSKAFVKSFGQKYGFPPSQAAHTTYCQAILYADACQRAGTFRPSGVGKALEGFKFDGLGNGPTEYRAEDHQCFKDVLVVKGKENPTSKFDVLEVVEVTPRAQVEYPASLLGGELGPYNDGK, via the coding sequence ATGAGTGAGTTCAAAATTACGCGCCGTGGGCTGCTGCAAAGCACCGCCGCGGCCGGTGCCGTTCTGGCGGCCCCGACCATTTTCTCTTCCAAGGCGTTCGCCGCCGGGTATCTGAACGAGCCCAAGGGCAAGACCGTTACCTTCGGCTTCAACGTGCCGCAGACGGGTGCCTATGCCGATGAGGGCGCCGACGAGCTGCGCGCCTATCAGCTGGCCGTCGAACACATCAACGGCGAAGGCGACGGCGGCATGCTGAACACCTTCTCCTCGAAGGCGTTGAAGGGTAACGGCATCAACGGCAAAAAGGTCGTGTACGTCACCGGCGACACGCAGACCAAGTCCGATGCCGCGCGCGCCAGCGCCAAGCGCATGATCGAAAAGGACGGCGCCATCATGATCACCGGCGGTTCGTCCTCCGGCGTCGCCATCGCCGTTCAGGGCCTGTGCCAGGACGCCGGCGTCATCTTCATGGCAGGCCTGACGCATTCCAACGACACCACGGGCAAGGACAAGCGCGCCAACGGCTTCCGTCACTTCTTCAACACGGAAATGACCGGCTCCGCTCTGGCTCCGGTGCTGAAAAAGAACTTCGGCGCCGACCGTACCGCCTATCACCTGACCGCCGACTACACCTGGGGCTGGTCGCAGGAAGGTTCGATCAAGAAGTACACGGAACAGTTGGGCTGGAAGACGGCGGCCGCCGTCCGCACCCCGCTCGGCGCCGGCGACTTCTCGCAGTACATCACGCCGGTTCTCAACTCGGGCGCCGACGTTCTGGTGCTAAACCACTACGGCCGCGACATGGTCAACTCGCTGACCCAGGCCGTTCAGTTCGGTCTGCGCGACAAGCAGGTCAACGGCAAGGAGTTCGCCATCGTGGTGCCGCTCTACAGCCGACTGATGGCCCAGGGTGCCGGTGAAAACGTCAAGGGCATCTTCGGTTCGACCAACTGGCATTGGTCCTTGCAGGACGAAGGCTCCAAGGCCTTCGTCAAGTCGTTCGGCCAGAAGTACGGGTTCCCGCCGTCGCAGGCGGCGCACACCACCTACTGCCAGGCCATCCTGTATGCGGATGCCTGCCAGCGCGCCGGCACCTTCCGTCCGTCCGGCGTCGGCAAGGCCCTCGAGGGCTTTAAGTTCGACGGCCTGGGCAACGGCCCGACGGAATACCGCGCCGAGGATCATCAGTGCTTCAAGGATGTCCTGGTCGTGAAGGGGAAGGAAAACCCGACCTCCAAGTTCGACGTTCTCGAAGTCGTCGAAGTCACGCCCCGGGCGCAGGTCGAATATCCGGCCAGCCTTTTGGGCGGTGAACTCGGTCCGTACAACGACGGCAAATAA
- a CDS encoding response regulator, giving the protein MAKRVLLAEDEPNIVESLTFILERSGFDVATTTNGRQALEVAQSDTPDILILDVMLPELDGYEVLRRLRADARTKTLPVLMVTAKGQREDRETAMKCGADMFITKPFVNSELIAAVEKLAVGRPD; this is encoded by the coding sequence ATGGCGAAACGTGTGTTGCTTGCCGAGGACGAGCCGAACATCGTCGAATCGCTGACTTTCATCTTGGAACGGTCCGGGTTCGACGTGGCGACGACAACCAATGGGCGCCAAGCCCTTGAAGTCGCGCAATCCGACACGCCGGATATTCTAATTCTGGACGTCATGCTGCCGGAACTGGACGGTTACGAAGTTCTGCGGCGGTTGCGGGCGGACGCCCGGACCAAAACCCTTCCCGTGCTGATGGTCACGGCGAAGGGCCAGCGCGAAGACCGGGAAACCGCGATGAAATGCGGTGCCGACATGTTCATCACCAAACCGTTCGTCAACTCCGAACTGATCGCCGCTGTCGAAAAACTCGCGGTCGGCCGGCCCGACTAG
- a CDS encoding short-chain fatty acyl-CoA regulator family protein — translation MVNAILGTRIQQYRREVGMTQAALAREVGISPSYLNLIEWNKRPIAGALLRKIASALNLSLDDLGSAAEERLNAALSEIAHLPGLKDANVERERTSEFIGRFPGWARAVAALAQSEREAMVRAQVLSDRLSNDPYLGAEIHKMLNRMTAIRSVADILVDYSDLPPDRRDRFIEIIHEEIRVLSDNGETLATYLDKSVHAEKFLTPADEVEALFDAYGGCFEDIETIAGEMSHMLADLRPLPRRVKAQALVEEHLAGPIQRIVADSNQIETTAAADRARQMLANYAVGAILMPMAAFTEEAKNLRYDIEALADAYSTEVDTVCHRLISIPRGDGLPRFGYLQANASGMIIEKLGFEKLIIPRYAAACPLWVLFRAQQSPEAVIRQRALFPSGDRFVFIARARNTGMTGFGKPRHYVTDMLVTTEVDAGMTIYAPDTASVVEEVGPGCRLCSRQSCPHRVEDPLTQ, via the coding sequence ATGGTCAACGCAATCCTGGGCACGCGAATTCAGCAATATCGGCGGGAGGTCGGAATGACACAGGCCGCGCTCGCCCGCGAAGTCGGTATTTCCCCCAGCTACCTGAACCTGATCGAATGGAACAAGCGGCCCATCGCCGGCGCCCTGCTCCGCAAAATCGCCAGCGCCCTTAACCTGTCCCTGGACGACCTGGGAAGCGCGGCGGAAGAACGGTTGAATGCCGCTCTTTCAGAGATCGCCCATCTGCCCGGCCTAAAGGACGCGAATGTCGAGAGAGAACGCACCAGTGAATTCATCGGACGGTTTCCCGGTTGGGCCCGTGCCGTCGCGGCCCTGGCCCAGTCCGAACGCGAGGCGATGGTTCGCGCTCAGGTCCTGTCCGATCGGCTGTCGAACGACCCCTATCTCGGCGCGGAGATCCACAAGATGCTGAACCGCATGACCGCCATTCGCTCGGTCGCGGACATTCTCGTCGATTATTCCGACCTGCCCCCCGATCGCCGCGATCGGTTCATAGAAATCATCCATGAAGAAATTCGCGTGCTTTCGGACAACGGCGAAACGCTGGCCACATACCTGGACAAATCAGTGCACGCGGAAAAATTTCTCACCCCGGCCGACGAGGTTGAGGCGCTGTTTGACGCGTATGGCGGCTGTTTCGAGGACATCGAAACCATCGCCGGCGAGATGTCGCACATGCTGGCCGACTTGCGGCCGCTGCCCCGGCGGGTGAAGGCACAAGCATTGGTTGAGGAGCATCTGGCGGGTCCGATTCAACGGATCGTCGCGGACAGCAACCAAATTGAAACAACCGCGGCGGCGGACCGCGCCCGCCAAATGCTTGCAAATTACGCGGTCGGCGCGATTCTGATGCCGATGGCGGCGTTTACCGAGGAGGCCAAGAATCTCCGCTATGACATCGAAGCACTGGCGGACGCCTACTCGACTGAGGTCGACACCGTTTGTCACCGCTTGATCTCGATTCCCAGGGGCGACGGCCTTCCCCGCTTCGGATACCTGCAGGCCAACGCGTCGGGCATGATCATCGAAAAGCTCGGGTTTGAGAAACTCATCATTCCCCGGTATGCCGCCGCCTGCCCGTTGTGGGTTTTATTCCGGGCCCAGCAGTCTCCGGAGGCGGTGATCAGACAGCGCGCGCTTTTCCCTTCCGGCGACCGTTTTGTTTTTATCGCCCGGGCGCGAAACACCGGAATGACCGGGTTCGGCAAGCCGCGGCACTATGTGACCGATATGCTGGTCACGACCGAAGTCGATGCCGGGATGACGATCTATGCACCGGACACCGCATCCGTTGTCGAGGAAGTCGGCCCGGGCTGCCGATTGTGTTCGCGGCAATCCTGTCCGCACCGGGTGGAAGACCCCTTGACTCAGTAA